In one window of Candidatus Hydrogenedentota bacterium DNA:
- a CDS encoding SAM-dependent methyltransferase, producing LRDLRRPPDTAAARRIVALHAGNESRLLQEEYYRSLLAAFTPEEVRSQLRAAELTALTVLEVADRYLDVWGILP from the coding sequence CTGCGAGACCTGCGCCGGCCCCCGGACACCGCCGCCGCGCGGCGGATAGTCGCGCTGCACGCCGGCAACGAGTCTCGACTGCTGCAAGAGGAGTACTATCGCTCGCTTCTGGCCGCCTTCACGCCTGAGGAGGTGCGTTCGCAATTGCGTGCGGCGGAATTGACGGCGCTCACCGTCCTGGAAGTGGCCGACCGTTACCTGGACGTTTGGGGAATCCTGCCGTAG
- a CDS encoding helix-turn-helix transcriptional regulator, producing the protein MANFATTFKEEIRRLARKEIKDNVGRLQKVQAELRRSVAALKRRIGKLETENRRLARTAAGSQEPASAQPEQKADRAIIRGKAILKLREKLRLTQAEFARLVGVSAQSVYQWERKGGRLRLRSATRAALLDIRNIGAREARSRLEVKRGKRK; encoded by the coding sequence GTGGCAAACTTCGCGACGACTTTCAAGGAAGAAATCCGCCGTCTCGCGCGGAAGGAAATCAAGGACAACGTAGGCAGACTGCAGAAAGTTCAAGCGGAACTGCGCCGTTCGGTGGCTGCACTGAAACGGCGAATTGGCAAACTGGAAACTGAGAATCGCAGACTTGCGCGCACGGCCGCCGGGAGTCAGGAGCCGGCGTCGGCACAGCCGGAACAGAAGGCGGACCGCGCCATCATCCGTGGAAAAGCGATTCTGAAACTCCGCGAAAAACTGCGGCTGACGCAAGCGGAATTCGCGAGGCTGGTGGGAGTGAGCGCACAGTCCGTTTACCAATGGGAGCGCAAAGGCGGCCGCCTTCGGCTGCGTTCCGCGACGAGGGCCGCATTGCTGGACATACGGAATATTGGCGCGCGCGAAGCGCGCAGTCGTCTGGAAGTGAAACGGGGCAAGCGCAAATAG